Proteins encoded by one window of Arachis ipaensis cultivar K30076 chromosome B04, Araip1.1, whole genome shotgun sequence:
- the LOC107639314 gene encoding preprotein translocase subunit SCY2, chloroplastic isoform X2 codes for MADELGDFSYELKLSLFQLGISPQIFASIIMQVLCHVIPSLVKLRKEGLDGHEKIKSYIWWMSFGFAILEAFILSCHSLPYSIYAASQCVKHVLVTTCLLVCGAMTITWIYDTISESGFGQGSSLIICVGILTGYVETLHKMITQLSVNGLGGVTWCQYLLAVLGIFTIVTMWAVVVTESCRKVNLQYYGFKLASAAREQSPLTEVEPYIPFNINPSGMQPVLTTSYLLAFPCILASLLQSRFWEHVKEILNPENSVGAEPWVYYSIYALFVFLFNIFDIANLPKEIADYLNKMGARIPNIKPGKATIEYLIKIQASTRFWGGLQLSVLATTSTILDHNLRRINAGFAIGFTSVLIIVGSLIELRRSYQAYNVMPSLSNALKRYGV; via the exons ATGGCAGATGAACTTGGCGACTTCTCCTACGAGCTCAAGTTATCTCTTTTCCAGCTTGGAATTAGTCCCCAGATATTTGCGTCTATTATTATGCAA GTACTGTGTCATGTTATTCCTTCTCTAGTAAAGCTCCGGAAAGAAGGTTTGGATGGACACGAGAAGATTAAGAGTTATAT ATGGTGGATGTCATTTGGCTTTGCAATTTTGGAAGCTTTTATATTATCCTGCCACTCGCTTCCATATTCAATCTATGCCGCCAGCCAATG CGTCAAACATGTATTGGTGACAACCTGTTTGTTGGTTTGTGGTGCAATGACTATTACATGGATCTATGACACTATATCAGAATCTGGATTTG GTCAAGGTTCATCTCTCATCATATGTGTGGGAATACTCACGGGTTATGTGGAGACACTACACAAAATGATCACTCAGCTTTCCG TGAATGGTCTGGGTGGTGTGACTTGGTGCCAATATCTGCTTGCAGTGTTGGGTATTTTCACCATAGTTACTATGTGGGCAGTTGTGGTAACTGAAAGTTGCAGGAAAGTAAATCTTCAGTACTATGGTTTCAAACTTGCTTCTGCTGCAAG GGAGCAATCACCACTTACTGAAGTCGAACCGTATATTCCTTTCAATATTAATCCATCTGGAATGCAACCTGTTCTTACTACCTCTTACCTCTTAGCATTTCCATGTATTCTAGCCAG TCTGCTTCAATCACGTTTCTGGGAGCACGTAAAGGAGATATTGAACCCTGAAAATTCTGTTGGCGCTGAGCCATGGGTTTACTATTCAATATATGCTCTTTTTGTCTTCCTATTCAATATATTTGATATT GCTAACCTGCCAAAGGAAATTGCTGATTACTTAAATAAGATGGGTGCAAGAATACCAAACATAAAGCCTGGAAAGGCTACTATAGAATACCTAATAAAGATTCAGGCATCCACACGATTTTGGG GGGGACTGCAGTTAAGTGTATTGGCCACTACATCTACTATTCTTGATCACAATTTACGGCGCATCAATGCTGGATTTGCTATTGGTTTTACCTCAGTTCTAATTATT GTTGGTTCCCTTATCGAACTTAGAAGATCATATCAAGCATATAATGTGATGCCAAGCTTAAGCAATGCTTTGAAACGTTATGGCGTATAG
- the LOC107639314 gene encoding preprotein translocase subunit SCY2, chloroplastic isoform X1, with protein sequence MHSGNDGEAIVAAPGGDDCRTPPFRRKTFKNRFLNFVRFSSVINDAAESFFKSEIRRRLLVTAVLIVVIHIGYFIPLPGFDRRLIPQDFLSFASGSVDELGDFSYELKLSLFQLGISPQIFASIIMQVLCHVIPSLVKLRKEGLDGHEKIKSYIWWMSFGFAILEAFILSCHSLPYSIYAASQCVKHVLVTTCLLVCGAMTITWIYDTISESGFGQGSSLIICVGILTGYVETLHKMITQLSVNGLGGVTWCQYLLAVLGIFTIVTMWAVVVTESCRKVNLQYYGFKLASAAREQSPLTEVEPYIPFNINPSGMQPVLTTSYLLAFPCILASLLQSRFWEHVKEILNPENSVGAEPWVYYSIYALFVFLFNIFDIANLPKEIADYLNKMGARIPNIKPGKATIEYLIKIQASTRFWGGLQLSVLATTSTILDHNLRRINAGFAIGFTSVLIIVGSLIELRRSYQAYNVMPSLSNALKRYGV encoded by the exons ATGCATAGCGGCAACGACGGGGAAGCAATTGTTGCTGCTCCTGGTGGTGACGATTGTAGAACCCCACCTTTCAGACGAAAAACATTCAAAAACAGGTTTTTGAACTTCGTGCGGTTCAGTTCTGTGATCAACGATGCTGCAGAATCGTTCTTCAAGAGCGAGATAAGGAGGAGATTGTTGGTGACTGCCGTGCTGATTGTGGTTATTCATATTGGTTATTTCATTCCTCTTCCTGGATTTGACAGAAGGTTGATACCGCAAGACTTCCTTAGCTTTGCCTCTGGAAGTGTTG ATGAACTTGGCGACTTCTCCTACGAGCTCAAGTTATCTCTTTTCCAGCTTGGAATTAGTCCCCAGATATTTGCGTCTATTATTATGCAA GTACTGTGTCATGTTATTCCTTCTCTAGTAAAGCTCCGGAAAGAAGGTTTGGATGGACACGAGAAGATTAAGAGTTATAT ATGGTGGATGTCATTTGGCTTTGCAATTTTGGAAGCTTTTATATTATCCTGCCACTCGCTTCCATATTCAATCTATGCCGCCAGCCAATG CGTCAAACATGTATTGGTGACAACCTGTTTGTTGGTTTGTGGTGCAATGACTATTACATGGATCTATGACACTATATCAGAATCTGGATTTG GTCAAGGTTCATCTCTCATCATATGTGTGGGAATACTCACGGGTTATGTGGAGACACTACACAAAATGATCACTCAGCTTTCCG TGAATGGTCTGGGTGGTGTGACTTGGTGCCAATATCTGCTTGCAGTGTTGGGTATTTTCACCATAGTTACTATGTGGGCAGTTGTGGTAACTGAAAGTTGCAGGAAAGTAAATCTTCAGTACTATGGTTTCAAACTTGCTTCTGCTGCAAG GGAGCAATCACCACTTACTGAAGTCGAACCGTATATTCCTTTCAATATTAATCCATCTGGAATGCAACCTGTTCTTACTACCTCTTACCTCTTAGCATTTCCATGTATTCTAGCCAG TCTGCTTCAATCACGTTTCTGGGAGCACGTAAAGGAGATATTGAACCCTGAAAATTCTGTTGGCGCTGAGCCATGGGTTTACTATTCAATATATGCTCTTTTTGTCTTCCTATTCAATATATTTGATATT GCTAACCTGCCAAAGGAAATTGCTGATTACTTAAATAAGATGGGTGCAAGAATACCAAACATAAAGCCTGGAAAGGCTACTATAGAATACCTAATAAAGATTCAGGCATCCACACGATTTTGGG GGGGACTGCAGTTAAGTGTATTGGCCACTACATCTACTATTCTTGATCACAATTTACGGCGCATCAATGCTGGATTTGCTATTGGTTTTACCTCAGTTCTAATTATT GTTGGTTCCCTTATCGAACTTAGAAGATCATATCAAGCATATAATGTGATGCCAAGCTTAAGCAATGCTTTGAAACGTTATGGCGTATAG